Part of the Lytechinus pictus isolate F3 Inbred chromosome 18, Lp3.0, whole genome shotgun sequence genome, tccgttaattatttatacggaatcatgttaatttatgtaaattttctgtaaagtTTCCGTAAATAAAGTCCGTATTTTCAAGAATTGTATTTTACGGAatcttgtaaattttacagaactTTTCCACAAATTACCACtttctgtaaatttacggaaaaaaaaaaaaagtccggaaattttgctgccggaCTTTTTCCGTTAAAAAACGGaaatttttctaacagtgtagatAAATTATTAACTGAGCTTGGTCGTACAAAGTGatcatattctttttattacACATCTATCTATACATATCTGCACATTCATCTCAGATAGCTGATAGTACTTACTTTAACCCACGACTTAAATCCTTTTCTCACAGGTTATTTGTACACGTGTCATAAGGATCATGCATCTCACGAGGTTAGTGGATCTGTATCTTTCTATATCCATAGCAATGAGTCTGGGAGCCTTGTCTCTGACATCATCAGCGACAACTGAGAACACTTGGGGAACAAGTGTGATCTCTACTGATATTCCTGATGCAACTGATCAAGGGTTCGCGTTGGAAGAGGACCACGGTGATTCCTTGAAAAGTCCGAATGACACGCTGCATGAAGAGCTTGACGATAGATGGGACATTACGACAGTAAGCTTCGAATACACCGTCGATGATACCGCCAAGGTTAATGGCTCATGGTCTTGGTATCCAATATCTTGGACATGGGTTACTTTTGGAGAGCTTCTCGTTGGGCTGGTCGGCATCATCGGAAACCTCTTGGTAATCATTGTTCTCTTTCAACGGCGAGCTAATAGCCGATCTACGGACACCCTCATATGCGCACTTGCTGTGGCAGATCTCTTTACTTCAATTGCGTTGCTACCCGTCCCATCCGCCAAAACAGTTCCTGTATCTTGGCTCGGACAGGTCTACTGCAAACTGGTCTGGCTTCCAGTCTACTGGTGGATTTGGACCTTCATGTCAGGGTTCGTGCTGACTGCCATCTCTGTTGAACGCTACATAGCGGTCACTCGCCCGATCTACTTTAACAGGATCTTGACCAGACGGCGAGTGTCTAAAGTAGTTGTCTTTTTATGGATCTTGTCTATGTTGATATGCATTCCCGGTACCTTCAGAGTTGACGTCGACAAAGTAAACTGTCGATGTGATCTTTTGGAAACGTCATACGAGCTTGATGTGGCCTTTTCTTTCTATGTAACACTAGTTCAGTCATTCATACCAGCCATCATCATGGCTGTTACCCAAACCTTAATCGTCATCAAGCTGAAAGCCCAGTCGAAGCGTTTTGAAGGTTCTAAATCACACCACCTTGCCGCCAGCAGAGCTGTTATCAAAATGATGTTCATCGTTATCATCGCGTACATTGTTTGTTGGACGCCCactaaaattttgttttttattgaaatgttgCTCCGTAAGCAAACAGAATTGGGGTTGGAATCTCCGATTTTCAAATGCTTTTTGATTCTGGCTGCTCTCAATTCCAGCATCAATCCCATCATCTACAGCATCCGTTACCAGGAGTTCCGCAAGGCTGTCAGGGACTTGATAGTCGGGGGAAAGGTTCAGAGTAAAGCGATGTTCGATGATCCTATTGACGTCAATACCGACACGACTTACGATGGATCTGCTTAAAGCAGCATACTTCAACACGAATTAAGCGCGCAAGGTTTTCAATTGCATGTTAAATTGTAACAGGGTGTTGCTAAAGGGAGGATCAGGAGTCGACTAACCTAGtgtaaaatggaagaaaatggaaagagatggagaaaAAAGGGAGTTCATAAAAAGGAGAGGTATGCCTATAAGTCGTGTTGATCATGTGTGCAGCGCAgaggatttttttggggggtggatgGGGCAACTATCGttgcgaccccccccccccataaaaaacacacaaaagataatcctctgccCATGGTGTTGATCTATATAACCCTTTGATTAAAATGGGAACAAACTGTGTGatgtcttgcccccccccctcatcaaaTAGCGCATGGGTATATTCACAGAATATGATAAAATCGGTTAATCGGGAGAGTCGTTATGAacgtattcataaaaaataatttgaacccccccaaaaaaaaagtgatttttttttttttttgtaatgggaAGTTCACAATCATTATCTTAAATTGTTTCAATAAAGAGGGAAATGAAATTTCACTTGTAactacaggttggtgatcatctGTTTCAATAACACGCAATTTAAACTCTGCCCAACATTTTTCATCTACTTTCTATTTTCATCTCTTACTTAATTTGTGTTCAATGTTTCATTTAAGTGTGTAGGgacatacataaatatatgtGTGCGCTATAAAAGAACTGACTGCGAATTATTATCTGTTTCAGGTCAAGGTGTAAATTTTAGGGAAGAACGTAGAAAGGGCACCAATGCATGGGattaattgaagaaaaaaaatggatggcAAATATACCCCTTCCCAAACGGAGGCACTTGcatatatattgttttgtatGTATTGTGTGAATATCAGCGGTATAATAATATACCGCTGCACTCCTAACCACAATAGTTGTGGTTAGAAGTTTTGAAATTTTCTTGAACCTTTCATTATCAGCCAACAaatgaatataggcctattcatttgGAGTGCACTTTAGAATCTCggcttattatcattattaccccccccccctccccgattCCTGGATTTCTATTAAAAGATGCCAATGTGCATCACGCAAAATTTCCAGTTCGTAAAGAGGAATATGAAAATCAACATGAtggtctatatatatataacaaaaaaaagccAAGATAATATGCCTCGTAGTTGTCATTATCCGATAGTTACCATTAACAATTATCCTAATGATATTTCTTAGGTAAATAAAGCCATAAATAGTTGTTACACAAGAATATTCGCACTATGAATTAATGTTGCACGATTAGTATATAGGGCAAGGCAAAATTTGTGCTGCCATATTTAACTTGAGTATAGGCctataactacatgtatcttcTCTCGGGTGGAGATTGGCAAATCTAGATTAAATTTCGGAGGGCTGCGATGGGGTTCGTTCGAACCCTCATGAACCACACCTCTTGATCTGCTTCAATGATTGATTCTATCCAAGACTGAAGGACATTGATGATTTCCTTGCCAATATGAAAGACATTTCTCTATATTTCTATCtgtattgtaaatatttatgtattatCAACTAGTAAATTTTCACTATTCAGTATTCACCTTGTGTCATTTATAGATTGGTTGCTTGCTTTGTACATATAAATAAACGATACGTCTAAAATGTggtctttggcccgtattctgaagacGGGTTGATTTAAATTCTGATCTAacgttgtggtttaactatggaacccagttgtgacataaatctcCAACAGTATAGATGTTCAATTTATCGCTTCCTTTGACTCCGGTCCAAATACACGATAAATAAGATAGTTGTCGGAGCACAGTTGTAAACATGAGATGCATTCAAGGTAAACAAACTTTGGACATTGGCTTCCAATatgcagagttagaccatggtctaagttaaacccgacttcagaatacgtgCCAGTTGTTATTATCTTACATTGCTTTTGTTATTGCTGAACACTGGcggatccatttttttttcttttttttttgcttgtcaaattttttcgtggacgaaatgtcattatttttggTAGGTAGATCGGCCCCTTTTGCTGAATATCGATGTCTTGCAAGTATGTGCAATTCGAGTTAGttgaattaaatatctaaaataaaCGACAACATTTTGTTAAGTTATATTACAGTTTACACAGGCGGGACCATTGTGATGTGCAGCTGTGATGTATACACGCCATACATCGGAAAATTGTACTGATGCAGAGTTTGAGATTCGAACCCTGGTCATGTTTTTCTGATGAAAACGTTAACAGTAATGGTAATATCAGCCCCATGCACGAAGACGTAAATAACTTATGATTCATACAcgtctgttaaaaaaaacatacgGGGCCGCAGACCCGGCcgcatggggggggggccttagccccttcctttctttttttttaatttaaatattaaaccatgtacaaaaattgAGAAAACTATAACCATTAAGTTGTAATTTCATGCATGTTCATATCCACCTCCCCCTCTGACCCCACCATTTTTAAATTCGTTCTGCGGCCCCCTGTTAGTAGAAAACAATAaccatacaaaacaaaacaaatctcttcaattttcccctttattttcgCCCTTTCCATCTTCCCCtaccccttctttttcttatctctttcctttttttgctggGGATGGGGGGTGGGGCTTCTCCCCCATTCGCTTTGGTTCacgtacataattatataggtCATGGTTGCAATGATGCcacttttctctattttctaaCGTAATTTCATTATTCTGTACATAGACGAGAACTAATCAAAACATTAAATATGAGGAGTCGGGACCAAGTGGTCTAAGGTGCTTGACTTTTGACACACAACAATGTCCCAAGTTCGATCCCTTTCTAAGGAACTTATGCCTTTGGCCATGCAAGGTCTGCTggtatttaacatgtttaatcaaCTATGCTAGTTGATCCTTAGATATGATGGGAATGCAGTTACAGTCATATTAGTATTAATGTGTGCATGTGTTTActttaaaaagtaataataaattttaaaaaatgtataaaaagtgAGTGTGGTAGAGGTATCGTGGCCGAGTACGTActagacaaaatttgaattaaagtTCGATATACACGGTTATGGCACCTACGGGTGTGCCTGAGCAAGGCATATcaaaagtgtttttttattCTACATTGAAAAGGGAATGCTATCGGCATACTGTCAGCGaatgcaattttcttttttgtgtgtgtttttttagtGTGTCGAGTTTGGGTACGCTCGTGTGTGtgcgagggtgtgtgtgagggtgagtgtgtgtgagagagagagagaggggggggggggagaaaaagatAGAGAAAGGAATAATACAGTAAAGATTCTGATGGTCaaatttcaatgtatttctGTCCAAAAAGAGACGGAAATCTAATGAAGATGTAAAACACTTTACCACTAAATTATGAATGAATTCATCGGAATGACTTAAGTTTGAATGTTTGTTCTTAATTCTGCATGCATtcaaaaataaagcaaatacaTGCAAAAGATATTATTACATATACGATATAAAGaatttattaatgataatgataacaatcgTAAAACATAAGTAATGCACAACAAGTTAGGATTACATTAAAGTGCCTCTTTCTATATGCCTCGATGTTTTAagggtgacccgacaattgctccgccaacatctgctccgccgacaattgctacgcaaaatacgacaactgctccgccgacaattgctccggacagttgctcctccgacagttgctccgtcgacaattgctccgccgatatttgctcccgccgacacttgctccgccgatatttgctccgtcgacatctgctccgccgatatttgctccgccaaaATCTGCTCCGtcaatatttgctccgccgtaaattgctccgataatgcgacatttatttattcatctattcgtACGTAACAATGCGCGTAACAATTGTAGCACAGGATGAAGACGTCAATGCAAAGTAAACTTAGactatgcttgcatgatatattacatgaCATACACAGGGggcgcggaacggttttcaaagtgggggctgaccatgctaaaaatcacaatcatatggtaatttttacgtttttgtacacggttttggagaaaaaaattggggctgaagccccccagctcCCGGCCCCTGATACATAACATATAAAGAAGTAGAAAAAATGGATAAGCACAAATgagggatagatattcttaatTTCTTATTCCTTGGGGGCATTTGTTTAAGTTTTATTACGTGCctggtgattaaaatgaaaaaaattacgcgtgttcatgtaattattatgacaGTAGGGCCTACAAAAAAAACTTCTTAACGTCAAAATCGCTctggcgaaatatgctccgaagtggagatatttgctccaggtgaaattcaataggtatgcttcatgtttacaattaaaaaaaaaatgcgtataAATGTTCCATTTCCAGGTTGataacagctcgcgcttcgtgctcgcattataaattcagtgcGATGTGttattgggtttcatgaatatgttactatattattactggtatgtatatatattatttcttttaaaaacaacattatttgtttatacgTTATGAgagatatacatacatatactcatttattgaaatatatttatattgttgctattgcacagaatagaataaaatacaaccgaagtctcgtcttatagtaactcaccaggtgcgtaatgagccaaaaaaaatggagggggccagacaaggatgacatttagtttcctttcctttattcttttttttttattagtagggagaatggggggggggatccgtgaccactagcacgcccctcccctatctgtacgccagtgatgatcatgctttcgtttgaatgaaaaaaggtgcaagggtagataaAGCCCAAGACgtattaaaaatattgataaaaatattaataattataatgctgataaatgtgaaataaatcaagcggtaaccaatgaaaataaatagtgtgaaagaacaaaacgagaaagagggagagagagagaggggcgcgcgcgaatgtatggtgtataagttgctggaaagcagaagagcaggggcggatccagccttcgccaatagggggggggggcggggtttttaaaaccatattttccccgatcggccgctcgatgatgattttggtctctttaaaggggtagtcctaataatcacttcttagctttattataaatcaacatgaatatataatataatccttattcatataatgcgagcaaagcgcgagctaaatttttaaggatattttatgtatttttcctaaaatttgaacattctggtcaatgtttgttatcctgaaaaagatgtgtatgaaactaaataattactacgaacgcgaagcgcgagcagaaatgaactgatggaaaaggtacctgttaaatattgcttgcagttagccatgaagacgttaaatactttaaaaatcaaataatgcgagcgcgagatttagacctactgaacgagacactctatgttttgtaaatcatgaaaaggatgagtaattggggatcttccttacattaataatgcgagcccaaagcgcaagcagaaaatttttatatgtatacatttaatatgatcaaaaaggtacctgttaaggactgcttgcacttagccatgaagacgctacatatttcaacaatcaaataatgcgagcgcgaagcgcgagctgaatcattttgaaatttctacataaagaatggaaaatttcaatcaatttttgtaatcgtgaagaGGATGGCTATATAACTAACCAAtttatacgagcgcgaagcgcgagtggaaaaatcgagatttagacctagaacgggacactctattcatgttttgtaaatcatgaaaataatgagtAATATGGGATCTTCCTAACttgataatgcgagcacaaagcgcgagcagaaaatttttgatattgtgatctgaaactggataatgatttaaatagattaaactttttgatattccgactaaAAAACAGAGtcaatttcaagcactttgtagggaaattgtgaggtggatatggattgcatttaataaagagctgatatgttctattattactttgagttttgacaaataggaccgggacatccttaggacatgccatcatatgaaaatgatgaatattttcctatttctcttgctaagcgcgagacaaaacaaaagggacaatttaatttctaaattaatatcttactcattaatgcctaatgacggcacgaaatctgatgatattatggtctgaaaactggacatttcaagcacttttgtagtcatgaataggatgcatcagttaatatatttttaaccattaatgcaagcgcaaatcgcgagccaaattttttgataaactgtcattaaatggggattttaagtagtttatttgtatattcaatattgagacatacataactctcCATTCAAATGCgagtgcagcgctagctgatacgttttgacaatcagacctgaaaagggatattttgaaaactttacggaatacacgaaaataataggtcaaaatttgcgagtgcgcagcgcgagcagaaaatattaaaaatcagaccataaaactgacatttttacagagcactttttaaaaatcaatttgtaaatcacacaaaataatgaaagttcgattcccgaggtgaaatatgttttgtatattgacttccaaacttgatatttgaactCCATaattattgaacaagatatgaaaatcccCTAACAGGCAATTTTAtacagtgacatgaaagattctttttattttccaagtctttccctcatcttattttatttactcgtcttcctcctcttctttttactcttctcttttccatctttttttttgctccgcaaaaaaagtttggggggggcgggcccctcggcccctcccctggatccgcctatggaagagatattgtgtccagcacccccccccccattctctccccgctcaagtccggattgaaaccaatgataatagtatatgaacaaaaatccagattcacaatttcaatggggagggtgtcattccccttctgcgttacaatttgtcaagtggcggcggcagggagaacatttttttttaagcagaaagctgtgatgataggggagaaataaataaattaataaaacattaacgaataataagaaaaaaacaacaacaaaacaatatgtaaaagatgttcatgcaattgtaTTATCGGAGCACAtgacggcggagcaattatcggcggagcagattttggcggagcaaatatcggcggagcaattgtcgtataatcggagcagacgtcggcggagcaattatcggcggagcaattgtcggcggagcaaatatcggcggagcagatgtcgacggagcaaatatcggcggagcaagtgtcgacggagcaaatatcggcggagcaagtgtcgacggagcaactgtcggcggagcaactgtccggagcaattgtcggcggagcagttgtcgtattttgcgtagcaattgtcggcggagcagatgtcggcggagcaattgtcatggaaccgtttTAAGTGCAAGACCAGTGACGACGCCAGAaattcatttctctctctttcttcccctttcattattttcccctctctttttcagCTCTCGATCCTCCATCTGTCTTTCACTaccttccttttccctctctctatcCCTCCTTCTtcctgttgttgttgctgttgttcttcttccagtctcctccttctcctcccccttcttcttctctttcttctcctcctccttcttcttcttcttcttcttcttaaatGAGCAGTAGAGCTATCGTGTTATTTTCCGGACGGGGAAACcaaataatataggcctatatcaataTATAGCCTATCgtataattaaataaatgaatcccGAGAAGAGACGGTTATTCGTGTCGAGCCCAGATAGGAATATCTATATTAAAGCTTTTTAATACCGGATATGCATAGCATCGTCAAACCACCATTGTGCTTGAGCAAAAATCTTGAACAAgtttttaataattcattttcaataaattaatcaTGGTTGTTTAAATTGTTAAACAACACGTTGATAGAGTAAAGTGTTGAATAAGATTTTAAATCATACGGTTTTACTGTGTGAGGGATTCCAAAATACAGAAATGAGGGTAAGCTCcatgaatattgaattattcTAACAAATCTTGGGAaaggtatttttaaaaagtataagGGAATATAGGCACATCTATTTTAGTAGGCTGCATTTTCATAACAAATGcgttaatgggggggggggctcttgcccccccccccaaaaaaaaaaaatcatgaccaaaaataaaaagagaaaaggaaaaggaatgaaagtgaaatataatatttttttccggAATCCCAatataattatgtcaaaatctatcacaaactttgatttttgtgataaaaatgtcgaaatttgtGCCCgttcgctcgcaacttcttaaaggtcaagtccatcccataAATATGgtaattttaatgaaaagagaaaaatcaaacaagcattacgctgaaaattttatcaaaatcggatgtaaaataagaaagttacaacagtttaaagtttcgcttatttttcacaaaacatttattatgcataactcaatgacatgcaaatgagagagtcgatgatgtcactcactcgctatttcttttgcttttaattattgtttgaattatacaatatttcaattgtttgcagatttgacaataacgaCCAACTTGACAGAACCATCAAATGGTTTCATaggacaacagggagaaaattggaatattgcatatttcatataaaaataaaatacaaaagaaatagagtgagtgatgtcatcagtcccctcatttgcataccgaccaggaagtgaatacaactgttttgtgaaattaagcgaaactttgaaatgtcataactttttgttatgcttgttgtatttttttcattttttctccttttattcaagtcaactttttgttggggtggacttaatTGTCCTTTAATAATTCTACGCAATACGCCacatcgagccccctcaaatgttttggctcattacgccaagTTGTCTATTATAATAACATGGACCCTACGGTACATGACAACAGTAAAGAGATATAAAAGGAGTATTCAGAGTCCTTACCACTGAACTATTCTGTGGTCCTTACttagattatattttttttctgacggGAGATCGAGAGGGAGCTATTGAAATTGTCGAACAGTGCGACGTTGAAGTCAGTGAATCCACATATATCTATGGGTTGGGTTACTAACAAAAATatcataggcctatacattttttatgaatatgaaaGAGATATGTTGATATCAAGAAAAGCTATAAATAATCCTGCTTTGAGTGAGCACTGAACTTTTTGTCAAGGTTGTAAAAAAAAGCTGGGCATGCAGGGATATGTCTAacttcatgggggggggggggctggctaTATTATGAATTGCAGGGGCcacggaagcggggggggggggtgtggggctggggggcttcagtcccccacttttttccaaaaccgtgtacaaaaacgtcaaaatgaccatatgattgcaatattttgcatggtcacttttggctcagcccccccccccccccgcactttgaaaaccgttccgggGCCCCTGAATTGAGTAGGCCTACTATAAATAGTACTGTTGGAATTTGTCTCAACCCctcatttttgtaaaaaaaaatagattttagaGCACCTATCAATAGCGAAAAAATCTCGTTCATATCAATAAACGAAATTTGAAAAGTTTTTCCAAAAATATAAGGTCTCTCATACAAAATACTAGTAGACGATATGACACGAGTGGTCAATAAGAAAGggtcgaacatgatattgcgtCTTCAATTTATGTTACTGGTACTTTCGTACTAGACGACTCTAGCTCTCTCTGTAACGAGAAATATTTCGACGGTACGGATAGCTAGCTAGCTGGATTCAATCGCGGTTCGACGATCTTGGATGATATGCGAGAGCTCAATCAAACGTGGATCTTCTCTCGTCATCACACAAAGGCGTAGACTTTTAGGAGATCACTAGATGATAGCTGATCAGATGATGTCGACGTGTAGATGTATTTTTTAGAGATTATTTGAATACAGAAGGTGAAAGCTAGAGATCAGCCatgaagaagcagaagaaattCTCGTCGCTGCTCGGTCGTTCTTACACAGTTGGGCGATTGCAAGTTTCCGTGGAGGACGTGATTGCTGAAGGTGTGTATTCGGGGTGTAACTTTAATCAAGGAGCTTCCAACAAAGCTCCTTGCTTTAATGCTTGTGAAGTTGTGTCTCGAAGTCGAAGAACATGAAGAATGTGAATGATTGATTTATGAAGGTGTGTATTCGGGGGTGTAACTTTAATGCTTGTGAAGTTGTGTCTCGAAAGTCGAAGTCGAAGAACATGAAGAATGTGAATGATTGATTTATGAAGGTGTGTATTCGGGGGTGTAACTTTAATGCTTGTGTCTTGTGAAGTTGTCTCGAAAGTCGAAGTCGAAGAACATGAAGAATGTGAATGATTGATTTATGAAGGTGTGTATTCGGGGGTGTAACTTTAATGCTTGTGTCTTGTGAAGTTGTCTCGAAAGTCGAA contains:
- the LOC129281525 gene encoding D(2) dopamine receptor-like; protein product: MSLGALSLTSSATTENTWGTSVISTDIPDATDQGFALEEDHGDSLKSPNDTLHEELDDRWDITTVSFEYTVDDTAKVNGSWSWYPISWTWVTFGELLVGLVGIIGNLLVIIVLFQRRANSRSTDTLICALAVADLFTSIALLPVPSAKTVPVSWLGQVYCKLVWLPVYWWIWTFMSGFVLTAISVERYIAVTRPIYFNRILTRRRVSKVVVFLWILSMLICIPGTFRVDVDKVNCRCDLLETSYELDVAFSFYVTLVQSFIPAIIMAVTQTLIVIKLKAQSKRFEGSKSHHLAASRAVIKMMFIVIIAYIVCWTPTKILFFIEMLLRKQTELGLESPIFKCFLILAALNSSINPIIYSIRYQEFRKAVRDLIVGGKVQSKAMFDDPIDVNTDTTYDGSA